The proteins below are encoded in one region of Clostridium estertheticum:
- a CDS encoding ABC transporter permease subunit produces MNKIINKALFYKEWINVRWVTLLTIITLLFYKVYGVISLLNRNKMYMEYNIGSRTDRWFNNGLYGMNSYYFVMVLVVIILAIILFKGEKTSETQGFIASMPFTRKEIIINKWLVGVVSLLISFVITYIFLSLFYFANINGLGKTLNPYSDIVKWFFMDTFQYICIFTFIMLVQAVMGNSIVSGMVGGIILGVPIFISMVVQELVMRYYRYDELINIIFEKISGWINIYSYNVAKQKSFYPNPAENINQDYYQNFYYSNYKSKLLILFLLTCLFLFLANLAYKKRNIEYNLRLIVFKNLEPVFMGGVAICSGLLAGVIFGESGLKASFGIYFVIFTIIGYFISKLLLKVLSSKK; encoded by the coding sequence ATGAATAAAATTATAAATAAAGCCCTTTTCTATAAGGAATGGATAAATGTAAGATGGGTAACGCTTTTAACTATTATAACACTTTTATTTTATAAAGTTTATGGTGTTATATCATTACTAAATCGAAATAAAATGTATATGGAATACAATATTGGAAGTAGGACTGACAGGTGGTTCAATAATGGACTATATGGTATGAACAGTTATTATTTTGTAATGGTATTAGTTGTCATAATACTCGCTATAATTTTATTTAAAGGAGAAAAAACTAGTGAAACTCAGGGATTTATAGCTTCTATGCCATTTACAAGGAAAGAGATAATAATTAATAAATGGCTTGTTGGTGTGGTAAGTTTACTTATAAGTTTTGTAATAACATATATATTTTTAAGCTTGTTTTATTTTGCTAATATTAACGGCCTTGGTAAAACATTAAATCCATATTCTGATATAGTTAAATGGTTTTTTATGGATACATTTCAGTACATTTGTATTTTTACTTTTATTATGCTTGTACAGGCAGTTATGGGAAATAGTATAGTGTCTGGCATGGTAGGTGGTATAATTTTAGGGGTACCAATATTTATATCAATGGTAGTACAGGAATTAGTTATGAGATATTATCGATATGATGAATTAATTAATATAATCTTTGAAAAAATTAGTGGTTGGATAAATATTTATAGTTATAATGTAGCTAAACAGAAGTCCTTTTATCCAAATCCAGCAGAAAATATTAATCAGGATTATTATCAAAACTTCTATTATAGTAATTATAAATCGAAGTTATTAATACTTTTTCTATTAACTTGTTTATTTTTATTCTTAGCTAATTTAGCCTATAAAAAGAGAAACATAGAATATAATTTGAGATTAATTGTTTTTAAAAATTTGGAACCTGTCTTTATGGGGGGCGTTGCTATATGTTCAGGGCTTTTGGCTGGAGTTATTTTTGGAGAGAGTGGTTTAAAGGCATCGTTTGGAATTTACTTTGTCATTTTCACTATTATAGGATATTTTATATCGAAACTACTACTTAAGGTATTATCCTCAAAAAAATAA
- a CDS encoding ABC transporter substrate-binding protein, whose amino-acid sequence MKIRIAKKDFKKIAISIIFFIIITSVIYVYYKNKNKTVVLEFGTFVGSMYDVPEWQSYKALDEAIYKFEKANPHIKVKYKSGILKNDYSERLSQNILKGNEPDLFCVLPGDFNTFASIGELKNLNNLIKDDKTLDLYKQYSTAIKSGKYKGSQYALAKEVDPEVMFVNKTLLKKQGIELPSSDWTWNDFYEICKKVTLDTDKDGKIDQFGTVGFNWQQAVYTNGQKLFDTNGNKATFDNEGVSYAIKFIILLNKLNKNFIVNLKDFDEGKVAFRPFPFSTYRAYKVYPYKVMKYGQFEWECIKLPKGPEGANAGQLNSLLFGISSRTKHEKEAWKFLKFLTNDKDVQMDVLKYSHGMPVVKEVLESKETDKELSKYNPEGKIFINKKELSQVVEQSIVTPSFHKYEESMDIADKDIFKLMNSGEDVQESLIKLNYKLNNFLKP is encoded by the coding sequence TTGAAAATTAGAATAGCGAAAAAAGATTTTAAAAAAATAGCTATATCTATAATTTTTTTTATAATAATAACTTCTGTTATTTATGTTTATTATAAAAATAAAAATAAAACAGTAGTATTAGAGTTTGGTACATTTGTTGGGAGTATGTATGATGTGCCTGAGTGGCAATCTTATAAAGCTTTAGATGAAGCAATATACAAGTTTGAGAAAGCAAATCCTCATATAAAGGTTAAGTATAAAAGTGGAATTTTAAAGAATGATTATTCGGAGAGATTATCTCAAAATATACTAAAAGGTAATGAACCTGATTTATTCTGCGTTTTGCCTGGTGATTTTAATACTTTTGCTTCAATTGGAGAACTAAAAAATCTTAATAATTTGATTAAAGATGATAAAACATTAGATTTATATAAACAATATAGTACGGCAATAAAATCTGGAAAATATAAAGGTTCTCAATATGCACTGGCAAAAGAAGTAGATCCAGAAGTAATGTTTGTAAATAAAACCCTATTAAAAAAACAGGGAATAGAATTGCCTAGTTCAGATTGGACATGGAATGATTTTTATGAAATATGTAAGAAAGTAACTCTCGATACAGATAAAGATGGTAAGATAGATCAATTTGGAACTGTAGGATTTAATTGGCAACAGGCTGTATATACTAACGGTCAGAAGCTTTTTGATACAAATGGTAATAAAGCAACTTTTGATAATGAAGGAGTTTCATATGCTATTAAGTTTATCATATTACTTAATAAGTTAAATAAAAATTTTATAGTTAATCTTAAAGATTTTGATGAGGGTAAAGTTGCATTTAGACCTTTCCCATTTTCAACATATAGGGCATATAAAGTATATCCATATAAAGTAATGAAATATGGACAATTTGAATGGGAATGTATAAAGTTGCCTAAAGGACCAGAGGGAGCAAACGCTGGACAACTTAATAGTCTACTTTTTGGAATAAGTTCAAGAACTAAACATGAGAAAGAGGCTTGGAAATTTTTAAAGTTTTTAACAAATGATAAAGATGTTCAAATGGATGTTTTAAAATATTCTCATGGAATGCCTGTAGTAAAGGAAGTATTAGAATCAAAAGAAACAGATAAAGAACTATCAAAGTATAATCCCGAAGGGAAAATCTTTATTAATAAGAAAGAATTGAGTCAGGTTGTAGAACAGTCTATTGTAACACCAAGTTTTCATAAATATGAGGAAAGTATGGATATAGCAGATAAAGATATATTTAAATTAATGAATAGTGGTGAGGACGTGCAAGAGTCACTAATAAAATTAAACTATAAATTAAATAATTTTCTTAAGCCATAG
- a CDS encoding sensor histidine kinase — MEKLDEKRWGKTSVTRISLFVINFLVIVFTSIVSSNTIGLICENNMAREFIEKVSSVPTIEWKMPVFSMLLLFMLTISVITREYLFKKNQFALYIFCVFDILLCIGIMVYLNMDYKGILFIAIANIVTYIDGKKRKSVFILVIIIIYITLDYNILSIKINIFNINDYVQYYTSMQRLYFFSIKNILNSINEIIFIVFMIQVIQNERDENEKISELYIKLYKSSEELEVINIQLQDYARKSQEAAKIKERNRLAREIHDTIGHTLTGIAIGLEACIELSEFNISKMKIQMLKISELARSGLLDVRRSMNELRPDALERFSLIEAISKLSEDINECTNTKVKIQITGQAPKMGADEEETVYRIVQEGITNAVRHGAASEIIVALEFAENKLQIKIMDDGIGAGEVKKGFGLRHIEERVNMLGGEVKFGGNNAGGFIISAYLPIRGEFKND; from the coding sequence ATGGAAAAACTAGATGAAAAAAGATGGGGAAAAACATCCGTAACTAGAATTTCATTGTTTGTTATAAATTTTTTAGTAATTGTATTTACGTCTATAGTTAGTTCTAATACTATAGGCTTAATTTGTGAAAATAATATGGCAAGGGAATTTATTGAAAAAGTTAGCTCTGTTCCTACAATTGAATGGAAAATGCCTGTATTTTCTATGTTGCTTTTATTTATGCTTACTATTAGTGTTATAACTAGGGAATATCTATTTAAAAAAAATCAATTTGCATTATATATTTTTTGCGTTTTTGATATTTTATTATGCATTGGCATAATGGTATATCTTAATATGGATTATAAGGGGATATTGTTTATAGCAATAGCAAATATAGTTACTTATATTGATGGAAAAAAAAGAAAAAGTGTATTTATTTTAGTAATAATTATTATTTATATAACATTAGATTATAATATTTTGTCTATTAAAATTAATATATTTAATATTAATGATTATGTTCAATACTACACGTCAATGCAAAGACTTTATTTTTTTAGTATTAAGAATATACTTAATTCTATAAACGAAATAATATTTATAGTGTTTATGATTCAAGTTATACAGAATGAAAGAGATGAAAATGAAAAAATTTCAGAATTGTATATCAAGCTATATAAATCCTCAGAGGAATTAGAAGTTATAAATATTCAATTGCAAGACTATGCTAGAAAATCTCAGGAAGCAGCTAAAATTAAAGAAAGAAATAGGTTAGCAAGGGAAATTCATGACACTATTGGTCATACACTTACTGGTATAGCAATTGGTTTAGAAGCATGTATAGAATTATCAGAATTCAACATTAGTAAGATGAAAATTCAGATGCTAAAAATATCAGAGCTTGCAAGATCAGGGCTCTTAGATGTTCGAAGATCTATGAATGAGCTAAGGCCTGATGCGCTTGAAAGATTTTCGCTAATTGAAGCAATTTCAAAGTTGTCTGAAGATATAAATGAGTGTACAAATACTAAAGTAAAGATTCAAATTACAGGACAAGCTCCAAAAATGGGCGCGGATGAAGAAGAAACAGTTTATAGAATAGTTCAAGAGGGAATAACAAATGCAGTGAGGCATGGGGCCGCAAGTGAGATTATAGTGGCTTTAGAATTTGCAGAAAATAAGTTGCAAATTAAAATAATGGATGATGGAATAGGAGCAGGTGAAGTTAAAAAAGGGTTCGGATTAAGGCATATTGAGGAGAGAGTAAACATGTTAGGGGGAGAAGTTAAGTTTGGTGGTAATAACGCAGGAGGATTTATTATTTCTGCATACTTGCCTATAAGGGGGGAGTTTAAAAATGATTAA
- a CDS encoding Cof-type HAD-IIB family hydrolase — MNKIKMICLDIDGTLLNSEHKISKKTKEVIEIVANKKQIPVILVSARMPKGILFLQKELNIEQPIICYSGALVMDKDANILSNCSIEVSDVRQVHNFVKEIGVHMSLYKDDEWYIEEIDEWSSQESEITNISPKVINFTDLFNVWEQEKSGPNKLLCMAEPDKIKALDLLIKSYHSNNLNIYPSKPTYLEIMPNNVSKTSAIEILMSKFNIQRSEIIAIGDNYNDISMIEFAGVGVAMGNAPEGVKQYADYITSTNDEDGVAMAIKKYIIS, encoded by the coding sequence ATGAATAAAATTAAAATGATATGTTTAGATATTGATGGAACATTACTAAATTCAGAACATAAAATTTCAAAAAAAACAAAAGAAGTAATTGAGATAGTAGCAAATAAAAAACAAATTCCAGTAATATTAGTGTCTGCAAGAATGCCTAAGGGAATATTGTTTTTACAAAAGGAACTTAATATCGAGCAACCAATTATTTGTTATAGTGGTGCTTTAGTTATGGACAAAGATGCTAATATATTATCTAATTGTAGTATAGAAGTTTCAGATGTAAGGCAGGTTCATAATTTTGTTAAGGAAATAGGTGTGCATATGAGTTTATACAAAGATGATGAATGGTATATTGAAGAAATAGATGAATGGTCGAGTCAAGAAAGTGAAATAACCAATATTTCTCCGAAAGTTATAAATTTTACTGATTTATTTAATGTATGGGAACAAGAAAAATCAGGACCTAATAAGCTTTTATGTATGGCAGAACCAGATAAAATCAAAGCATTGGATCTACTAATTAAAAGTTATCATTCAAATAATTTGAACATATATCCTTCAAAACCAACCTATCTAGAAATAATGCCTAATAATGTTTCAAAAACTTCTGCAATAGAAATCTTGATGTCAAAGTTTAATATACAGAGATCTGAGATAATTGCTATAGGTGATAACTATAATGACATTAGTATGATAGAATTTGCAGGCGTTGGGGTTGCAATGGGTAATGCACCAGAAGGAGTTAAACAATATGCTGATTATATAACTTCGACTAATGATGAAGATGGAGTAGCCATGGCAATAAAAAAATACATCATATCATGA
- a CDS encoding sugar ABC transporter substrate-binding protein yields MTKKTIVMILIILMVLFTGVLSVYLSFIKESPFGGKRLKFGATYMNMNNPYFVKLNESIKKTVESQNGTLIALDAQLEVSKQISQVDDLISQKVDIIFLNAVDFKGIKPALIAAKKANIPVIVVDSPVFDDKLVDCTVVSENYNAGVLCARDLVAKLNGKGNVVIIEHPTAKSAIQRIEGFEDTINKYKGIKVVARKTSNGQLELAMEVMDSIIQSNKKIDAVMCLNDPTALGVIAAFENTKKNDKVYIYGVDGADDALAMIEKGKLTATAAQSPDKIGKIAAETALKKLEGLKIENYINVPVELINKQNLVYP; encoded by the coding sequence ATGACTAAAAAAACTATTGTAATGATTCTAATAATTTTAATGGTTTTATTTACAGGAGTACTCAGTGTATATTTAAGCTTTATTAAGGAGTCTCCTTTTGGTGGAAAAAGATTAAAGTTTGGTGCAACCTATATGAATATGAATAATCCGTATTTTGTTAAATTGAATGAAAGTATAAAAAAAACTGTTGAAAGTCAAAATGGAACACTCATTGCACTGGATGCACAGCTTGAAGTATCAAAACAAATATCTCAAGTTGATGATCTTATATCTCAAAAGGTGGATATTATATTTCTAAACGCTGTGGACTTTAAAGGAATAAAGCCAGCACTTATAGCTGCAAAAAAGGCTAATATACCTGTTATAGTTGTAGATTCTCCAGTTTTTGATGACAAGTTGGTTGATTGTACAGTGGTTTCTGAAAATTATAATGCAGGAGTTTTATGTGCAAGAGATTTAGTAGCAAAGCTTAATGGAAAAGGAAACGTTGTCATAATTGAACACCCAACAGCTAAATCAGCTATTCAAAGAATTGAAGGTTTTGAAGATACTATAAATAAATATAAAGGGATAAAGGTTGTTGCACGGAAAACATCAAATGGTCAACTTGAATTAGCTATGGAAGTTATGGATAGTATAATTCAATCAAATAAAAAAATAGATGCTGTCATGTGTCTTAATGACCCAACGGCACTAGGAGTTATTGCAGCATTTGAAAACACTAAAAAAAATGATAAAGTATATATTTATGGAGTAGATGGAGCTGATGATGCATTAGCAATGATTGAGAAAGGAAAACTAACAGCAACTGCTGCGCAGTCGCCAGATAAAATTGGAAAAATAGCTGCAGAAACTGCTTTGAAAAAGTTGGAAGGATTAAAAATAGAAAATTATATTAATGTACCAGTAGAATTAATTAATAAACAAAATCTGGTGTACCCATAA
- a CDS encoding response regulator: MIKILIAEDQELISQSLEIILGNKPDMKVVGVAEDGKKAVRLAEKLIPDIILMDIRMPEIDGVKCIKIIKKILPQIKIIVLTTFDDNEYIFDALKYGASGYLLKGLSSIELVGAIRTVYNGGALINPNIAMKVVEFFHEDDKVEYKINVDELEFHNLNKNELKIMKLIGRGMSNKEIALEANFSEGTVRNYISNILSKLNLRDRTQIAIFAIQSRLELKKIEN; the protein is encoded by the coding sequence ATGATTAAAATACTAATAGCAGAAGATCAAGAACTTATAAGTCAGAGTCTTGAAATAATTCTTGGAAATAAACCTGATATGAAAGTAGTTGGTGTTGCAGAGGATGGTAAAAAGGCTGTTAGATTAGCAGAAAAATTAATTCCTGACATTATTCTAATGGATATCCGTATGCCTGAAATAGATGGAGTAAAATGTATAAAGATTATAAAAAAGATATTGCCACAAATAAAAATTATAGTACTTACAACCTTTGATGATAATGAATATATATTTGATGCTCTAAAATATGGGGCTAGTGGTTACCTATTAAAAGGACTATCTTCTATAGAACTAGTGGGTGCTATTAGAACTGTATATAATGGAGGGGCTCTTATAAACCCTAATATTGCAATGAAGGTAGTTGAATTTTTCCATGAGGACGATAAGGTTGAATATAAAATCAATGTAGATGAGTTAGAATTCCATAATTTAAATAAGAATGAGTTAAAAATAATGAAATTAATAGGGAGGGGGATGTCAAATAAGGAAATAGCTCTTGAAGCTAATTTTAGTGAAGGTACTGTGAGAAATTATATAAGTAATATTTTAAGTAAACTAAACTTAAGAGATAGGACACAAATAGCCATATTTGCAATTCAATCTAGATTGGAGCTGAAAAAGATTGAAAATTAG
- the manZ gene encoding PTS mannose transporter subunit IID, which translates to MSENKLKQQNIKHKDIEDKEVKLTKGDLRSMFIRSNFLLGSYNFERMQAVGFCVTLIPAIKRLYSKKEDQAEALKRHLEFFNTQPFVAAPIMGITAAMEEQKANGASIDDAAISSVKVGLMGPLAGVGDPIFWGTARPVIAAIGAGIAITGSVVGPLLFFLLFNGLRLGTLWLGLNYGYKKGSEIVTDVSGNKLAKLTECASILGLFVMGALVAKWTTINVPVVISRITGSDGKVVINTVQSQLDSLLPAALPLLLTFLCMKLLKKKVSAVALIFALFAVGIFGFWAGILK; encoded by the coding sequence ATGAGTGAAAACAAATTAAAACAACAAAACATTAAACATAAAGATATAGAAGACAAAGAAGTAAAATTAACCAAAGGCGATCTTAGGAGTATGTTTATTCGTTCAAATTTCCTTTTAGGGTCTTATAACTTTGAGAGAATGCAGGCAGTAGGTTTTTGCGTTACATTAATCCCTGCAATAAAAAGGCTATATTCTAAAAAAGAAGATCAAGCGGAAGCATTAAAAAGACATTTAGAATTTTTCAATACACAACCATTTGTCGCAGCACCGATTATGGGTATAACGGCAGCTATGGAGGAACAAAAGGCAAATGGAGCGTCAATAGATGATGCAGCAATAAGTAGTGTAAAAGTAGGGCTAATGGGACCACTAGCAGGGGTAGGCGATCCAATATTTTGGGGAACAGCAAGACCGGTTATAGCAGCAATAGGGGCTGGAATAGCAATTACTGGGAGTGTAGTAGGCCCATTACTATTCTTTCTATTATTTAATGGACTTAGGTTAGGTACACTTTGGCTTGGTTTAAATTATGGATATAAAAAAGGTTCTGAAATAGTTACGGATGTTTCTGGAAACAAATTAGCTAAGCTAACTGAATGTGCTTCAATATTAGGTCTGTTTGTAATGGGTGCACTAGTGGCTAAATGGACTACTATTAATGTACCGGTAGTAATTTCAAGAATTACTGGATCAGATGGTAAAGTTGTAATTAACACTGTACAAAGTCAATTAGATTCTTTGTTACCAGCAGCATTACCATTATTGTTAACTTTTTTATGCATGAAGTTATTAAAGAAAAAGGTAAGTGCAGTAGCATTAATATTTGCATTGTTTGCAGTAGGTATCTTTGGATTTTGGGCAGGTATATTAAAATAA
- a CDS encoding ABC transporter ATP-binding protein, whose translation MIDIKNVSKKIDDKYILKNVDLHVNKGSIFGIIGENGAGKTTLIKCLTGIYRVNEGSILIDGEEVFDNAKIKQRIGYVSDENQYFSSFKVKELLEFYKKAYNDFSKERFDELNIKFKIPLNRRIRELSKGMKMRTAILLNLSIKPDILILDEPTSGLDPVIKKEIMSIIVDEVASRGVTVFISSHHLDHIERICDSVAIIKNGEIKLKSSMEDAKNSIKKLQVMFKDEVNINEKLSSINGVIKIETIGRINYIITKNYTKELEKKLYDMGADFIEIVDMSLEDMFIYFVGEEDKNE comes from the coding sequence TTGATAGATATAAAAAATGTGAGCAAAAAGATAGATGATAAATACATTTTAAAAAATGTAGATTTGCATGTGAATAAAGGGAGTATATTTGGAATAATTGGTGAAAATGGTGCTGGTAAAACTACACTTATTAAATGTTTAACAGGTATTTACAGAGTTAATGAAGGAAGCATTTTAATAGATGGGGAAGAGGTTTTTGATAACGCTAAAATAAAACAGAGGATAGGGTATGTATCCGATGAAAACCAATATTTTTCATCTTTTAAAGTAAAGGAACTCTTAGAATTTTATAAGAAAGCCTATAATGATTTTTCAAAGGAGAGATTTGATGAGCTTAATATAAAATTTAAAATTCCTTTAAATCGAAGAATAAGGGAACTTTCCAAAGGAATGAAGATGAGAACAGCTATCCTTTTAAACTTAAGTATAAAACCAGACATCTTAATCCTTGATGAACCCACATCTGGACTTGATCCTGTGATCAAAAAAGAAATAATGTCTATTATTGTGGATGAAGTAGCATCAAGAGGTGTAACTGTATTTATTTCATCACATCACTTGGACCATATTGAGAGAATATGTGATAGCGTAGCAATAATTAAAAATGGCGAAATAAAACTTAAAAGTTCTATGGAAGATGCTAAAAATAGTATAAAAAAACTTCAAGTTATGTTTAAAGATGAAGTCAATATAAATGAAAAGTTATCTTCTATTAATGGAGTTATTAAGATTGAAACTATAGGTAGGATAAATTATATAATTACTAAAAATTACACTAAAGAGTTAGAGAAAAAGCTATATGACATGGGTGCTGACTTTATAGAAATTGTAGATATGAGTCTTGAGGATATGTTTATATATTTTGTAGGAGAGGAGGATAAAAATGAATAA
- a CDS encoding PTS mannose/fructose/sorbose transporter subunit IIC, translated as MSTLQIILVFIIAGITGMGSVLDSAQTHRPLIACTLIGLVLGDIKTGIILGGYLELLALGWMNVGAAMAPDAALASVVSTILVIVGHQSITAGMALAIPIAVAGQVLTIFVRTIIVFFQHLADKYAKEANFRGIEMCHIIALSIQALRVAIPAVLVAAVAGTGTVNAMLSAIPVVVTRGLQVSGGFIVVVGYAMVINMMEAKYLMIFFFAGFLIAVFTSFTLVGLGMLGLICGIAYIQLNPKYSKDSEVVDELD; from the coding sequence ATGAGTACATTACAAATAATTTTAGTATTTATAATTGCAGGTATAACTGGAATGGGGAGTGTTCTGGATTCAGCTCAAACTCATAGACCATTAATAGCATGTACACTTATAGGCTTAGTTTTAGGAGACATTAAAACCGGAATTATTTTAGGTGGCTATTTAGAACTTTTAGCACTTGGATGGATGAATGTTGGAGCAGCTATGGCTCCAGATGCTGCACTGGCTAGTGTTGTATCAACAATTTTAGTAATAGTTGGGCACCAGTCAATCACAGCTGGAATGGCACTTGCAATTCCAATAGCAGTTGCAGGACAAGTGCTTACTATTTTTGTTAGAACAATAATAGTGTTTTTTCAGCATCTTGCAGACAAATACGCCAAAGAAGCAAATTTTAGAGGCATAGAAATGTGTCATATAATAGCTTTATCAATACAGGCATTACGAGTTGCTATTCCGGCTGTATTAGTTGCAGCTGTTGCAGGAACTGGTACAGTTAATGCAATGCTTTCGGCAATACCAGTAGTTGTTACAAGAGGATTACAAGTATCAGGAGGGTTTATAGTTGTTGTTGGTTATGCAATGGTAATAAATATGATGGAAGCAAAGTATTTAATGATTTTCTTCTTTGCAGGATTTCTAATTGCAGTATTTACAAGTTTCACTCTTGTGGGACTCGGAATGCTTGGACTAATTTGCGGTATAGCTTATATTCAATTGAATCCTAAATATAGCAAAGATTCTGAGGTTGTAGATGAATTAGATTAA
- a CDS encoding PTS system mannose/fructose/N-acetylgalactosamine-transporter subunit IIB, producing the protein MEISFVRVDDRLIHGQVATVWAKVSKCNKIFVCSDEVANDKLRKSLLLQVSPPGIKAYVMPIEKAIGAYKNPKYNDFKTLFLTTNPADVLRLIEGGVDIKSVNVGGMCFKEGKTQISPAVSVGADDIKAFKKLHELGIELELRQVARDPKVDLMSKISKL; encoded by the coding sequence ATGGAAATAAGTTTTGTAAGAGTTGATGACAGATTAATTCATGGACAGGTAGCAACGGTTTGGGCCAAAGTATCAAAATGTAACAAAATATTTGTATGTAGTGATGAGGTTGCTAATGATAAGTTAAGAAAAAGTTTATTATTACAGGTTTCACCACCAGGAATAAAAGCCTATGTAATGCCTATTGAAAAGGCAATTGGTGCATATAAAAATCCTAAATACAACGATTTTAAAACTTTGTTTTTGACTACAAATCCAGCTGATGTTTTAAGATTGATTGAAGGTGGAGTAGATATTAAATCAGTAAACGTCGGTGGAATGTGTTTTAAAGAAGGAAAAACACAAATATCTCCTGCAGTATCTGTAGGTGCTGATGATATAAAAGCATTTAAAAAATTACATGAATTAGGAATAGAATTGGAGTTAAGACAAGTTGCCCGTGATCCAAAAGTTGATTTAATGAGCAAAATCTCAAAACTATAA
- a CDS encoding PTS sugar transporter subunit IIA, with the protein MIAIILGSHGKFSKELLKSSEMILGKQENIGYVTLEPGESADDLVKKYEDLIKNLDIKEGLLFMVDLFGGSPFNAASRIAITSENIDIVTGVNLPMLLEVSVSRDFKSLDDIVKTAIDSGLDAIKSFKANFNDNDEEELE; encoded by the coding sequence ATGATAGCTATTATACTTGGATCTCATGGAAAATTTTCTAAGGAGTTGCTAAAGTCTTCAGAAATGATACTCGGCAAACAAGAAAATATAGGATATGTGACTTTGGAGCCTGGGGAAAGTGCTGATGATCTTGTTAAAAAGTATGAAGATTTAATTAAAAACCTTGATATTAAAGAAGGATTACTTTTTATGGTTGATTTGTTTGGTGGAAGTCCATTTAATGCAGCTAGTAGGATAGCAATTACTAGTGAAAATATTGATATTGTTACTGGAGTTAATTTACCAATGCTTCTCGAGGTTTCTGTTTCAAGAGATTTTAAAAGTTTAGATGATATTGTAAAAACTGCTATAGATTCTGGACTAGATGCTATAAAATCATTTAAAGCAAATTTTAATGATAACGATGAGGAGGAATTAGAATAA